GAATATTGGTTAGGAGCTATAGCACAGCGAGAACGCAAGTTATTTGCACATTGGAAATATGGAATAATACCGGCTATGAATAATGGGAGCCGTATGAGCTGAGAGGTTCACGTACGGTTCTGAGAGAGACTGAGGGGGAGGTTCCCTCGGTCTACTCACTCCCTCATTTTTGTGAAAAGCGAGAAAGCAGCGAACAGAGTGATGAAAACAATCGTTAGATTTATAGAAGAGAAATTAGGATTACTAGTCAACGTAGAAAAGAGCAAAATCTCCCGCCCAAAAGAAATAAAATTCTTAGGATTTGGGTATTACTACGACTTCAAAAACAAGAGGTACCAAGTGAAACCTCACCCAAATTCAGTACAGAAATTTCAAAGGAAACTTCGACAACTGACAAAGCGAAATTGGAGTGTCCGGCTAGACTTTCGAATTTTAAAACTAAAGCAAGTCATACTTGGGTGGGTTAATTACTTTAGAATCTCCAATATGAAAAAAGCAATGACTGAGATAGATAAGAAGCTTCGCTCCAGAATTAGAGTCATCATCTGGAAGCAATGGAAGGTATCGAAGAAACAAATCAAATCGCTTATTCAATTAGGGATTCCTGAGGAAGAAGCGAAGGGATTAACCTACTGTCGAAAAGGTTACCGTTACATTGGATTATCAAAAGTCGTACAAAAAGCAATTTCAAACAAAAGATTAAAGCAGAGGGGACTCCCCTCTGCTTTAGAACATTATCTAAAAGTACACACTGTAATATAAATTGAACCGCCGTATACGGAACCGTACGTACGGTGGTGTGAGAGGGGCGAAAATAATTAACTTATTTTCCCTCTACTCGATTATATTCTTTATGCCCTCATTTTTGCGAATCTCGATCACTTTTTTAAATTCCTCACGATATACCAAATAAAGTATAATAGAATTAGAGAAATCTTACATGAAAGGAATTGAGTATTTGGCTACAAAAGAGGATATTATTTTTGATTTGTTTGAAAATAAAATTACTGCATATTATGGAGCACCTACAGTAAGGCAACAACAAATTCAAATGGCTTTTGACATAGCTCATTTTCTACAAGAAGGAAATAAACGCATACTATTAGTTGAAGCACCAGTTGGAACAGGAAAGTCTTTAGGTATCTTAGTTCCTGCATTAGTTGATATACATCAAGATATATTTAACACTAACAAAAGGATTCTTTATGCCACGTCAACAATCAGTCTTCAAGGGCAGCTTATGAGTAGTGAAGTGCCTCTACTTAAGAGTACAAAATTAGTGAAAAATCCACTATTGGCAATTGGTAAAACACACTATTACTGCCACCATAGATTAAGCAAGTTGAATGCTAGTAATAAGTTCTCTCCATTGATATCAGATAAATTAGAGGAATTCTTTAATTTCTCTAAGACTGGTCAACGTAGTGAATTAGAAGAAGCATATGATCTAGATTTAGAAGATAAAGATTGGAGTAAGATAGAACTTCTTGCTACACCGTACGAATGTGATAACTGCCCTTTTTCATTGTCCTGTCCAACAAGATTACACAGAAAACAGTTTAGAAGCAGTAAAAATGATCTAACTATCACAAATCATGATCAATTAATTGTATCTTTACTGGGTGCAATGGAGGAAGGAAGAAGCCAAGTTCTCAATATTGATCCTGGCATAATAGTCATAGACGAGGCCCATCACTTTTTAGAAAATTTCTTAGGAAGAATAGAAGAGAACAAGAGATTAAGAAACATAAAGGTTATGAGCAAGTTTATTCGTAACACCGACAAAAAGACCTTAGATAATAATGTAAGGG
This genomic interval from Metabacillus schmidteae contains the following:
- a CDS encoding group II intron maturase-specific domain-containing protein; the protein is MKTIVRFIEEKLGLLVNVEKSKISRPKEIKFLGFGYYYDFKNKRYQVKPHPNSVQKFQRKLRQLTKRNWSVRLDFRILKLKQVILGWVNYFRISNMKKAMTEIDKKLRSRIRVIIWKQWKVSKKQIKSLIQLGIPEEEAKGLTYCRKGYRYIGLSKVVQKAISNKRLKQRGLPSALEHYLKVHTVI